In Labilibaculum sp. DW002, one DNA window encodes the following:
- a CDS encoding rhodanese-like domain-containing protein — translation MKAIRNLFFICLIALVSCQSNEIDRNKTYASIDEMVEDIRKDISTLTTQEFHELMNSEEAYVLLDVRLPEEHDRGFIPGSVSIPRGVLEFRIASEKIWDEEGLYVPEKEEMLILYCKKSNRSPLAALRLNQLGYKNVKILTGGWIEWHKAYPEAMEDNIEEGGTVAVAAEEEDSGGC, via the coding sequence ATGAAAGCAATCAGGAATTTATTCTTTATATGTTTAATCGCACTTGTTAGTTGCCAATCTAATGAGATCGATCGAAATAAGACTTATGCAAGCATTGATGAAATGGTAGAAGATATTCGAAAAGATATTTCGACACTTACCACTCAAGAGTTTCATGAATTAATGAATAGCGAAGAGGCATATGTCTTACTTGATGTGCGTTTACCAGAAGAGCACGATCGTGGATTTATACCAGGTTCTGTATCAATTCCTAGAGGTGTACTTGAATTTAGAATTGCAAGTGAAAAGATCTGGGATGAAGAAGGATTATATGTTCCGGAGAAAGAGGAGATGCTAATTCTTTATTGTAAAAAAAGTAATCGTAGCCCATTGGCAGCGCTTCGTCTAAACCAGCTAGGTTATAAGAATGTAAAAATTCTTACCGGTGGGTGGATTGAGTGGCATAAAGCTTATCCTGAAGCAATGGAGGATAATATTGAAGAAGGTGGAACTGTTGCTGTTGCCGCGGAAGAGGAAGATTCTGGCGGATGTTAA
- a CDS encoding rhodanese-like domain-containing protein: MKTLLKYFFILAIIPALFLTSCKEDNDTAGVDNPAFETLQSYLVDNQMDLNQVISTTENGKFATKTIDGKYIIDIRKAVDFDASHLTGAVNSTLGNILETAKGADKEILVVCYTGQTAARGVVALRLSGYPNAKLLKWGMSGQGSPAKWDANVGDAAVGHENWTNDAPVNPSTFPAPILYTTATEPTEILKERVQAMLENTTWSVGNADVLATPENYQINNYFSETDWNGFGHFKGAYRLNPLTLDGSQIFNLDPNQTIVTYCYTGQTSSIITAYLHVLGYDKAKSLMFGMNGLNNSHSQWTDNTAITGNRWVVGAH; the protein is encoded by the coding sequence ATGAAAACATTACTGAAGTATTTCTTTATTCTGGCAATTATACCTGCCTTATTTTTAACATCTTGTAAAGAAGATAATGATACTGCTGGTGTTGACAACCCTGCATTTGAAACACTTCAAAGCTACCTTGTAGATAATCAAATGGACCTAAACCAAGTTATCTCGACTACAGAGAATGGTAAGTTTGCCACAAAAACTATTGATGGCAAATACATTATTGATATTCGTAAGGCTGTAGACTTTGACGCTAGTCATTTAACTGGAGCTGTAAACTCTACATTAGGAAATATATTAGAAACTGCAAAAGGTGCAGATAAAGAGATACTTGTTGTTTGTTATACAGGTCAGACTGCTGCCAGAGGTGTTGTCGCTTTACGTTTGAGTGGTTACCCCAATGCTAAACTTTTAAAGTGGGGTATGAGTGGACAAGGTAGTCCTGCTAAATGGGATGCAAATGTTGGTGATGCAGCTGTAGGTCATGAAAATTGGACTAATGATGCTCCTGTTAACCCTTCAACTTTCCCAGCTCCTATTTTATATACGACAGCAACTGAGCCTACTGAAATTCTTAAGGAAAGAGTACAAGCAATGCTTGAGAACACAACTTGGTCTGTTGGTAATGCAGATGTATTAGCTACTCCTGAAAACTATCAAATTAACAACTACTTCTCAGAAACTGACTGGAATGGTTTTGGTCATTTTAAAGGTGCTTACCGTTTAAACCCTCTAACACTAGATGGAAGTCAGATTTTCAATCTTGATCCTAACCAAACTATCGTAACTTATTGCTATACTGGACAAACTTCAAGTATTATTACTGCATACTTACACGTACTTGGATATGACAAGGCAAAGAGTTTAATGTTCGGAATGAATGGCTTAAATAATTCACACAGCCAGTGGACTGACAACACTGCTATTACCGGCAATCGTTGGGTAGTTGGTGCTCACTAG
- a CDS encoding porin, which produces MKKLLIIIMIALLAPALTFAQGCDEPSSEGVNVFGFFQPKFEYNQQEGIDDSNTFNFNRARIGAMGSIPYDFSYYMVLETSPSKNGGTPYLLDAFVTYSRYDFARVSFGSFKSPISMELNTPCHKLHTINRSRAVEQLATPDRDRGFMVLGGADTTLFQYSVALTNGTGLFQNDDNKRKDIAARLVANPHKNLKIGASYKFGKATAAVDGMPEDERTRWGADLQYKQGGFMLQAEYLYAKDVGSYTTGGGCGEPIEMHQGDIKRDGGFIMAMYEFENKLQPVLKFEFFDSNKDMGNNTEFCTTYGLNYFFNDWTKVQANYVYRAERENEIDNDIFMLQVTVKF; this is translated from the coding sequence ATGAAAAAATTACTCATAATTATAATGATCGCCTTGCTTGCACCAGCGCTAACTTTTGCGCAAGGTTGCGACGAACCTTCAAGTGAAGGTGTTAATGTATTTGGTTTCTTCCAACCAAAATTCGAGTATAACCAGCAAGAAGGTATTGATGATAGCAATACATTCAATTTCAATAGAGCTCGTATTGGAGCAATGGGAAGTATTCCTTACGATTTTAGTTACTATATGGTTCTTGAAACCAGCCCTTCGAAAAATGGAGGTACACCTTATTTACTTGATGCCTTTGTAACCTACTCTCGCTACGATTTTGCACGTGTTTCTTTTGGTTCATTCAAATCTCCAATCTCTATGGAATTAAACACGCCATGTCATAAACTTCATACCATTAATCGTTCAAGAGCTGTAGAGCAATTGGCTACACCTGATCGCGATCGTGGTTTCATGGTACTAGGTGGTGCTGACACAACCCTATTCCAATACAGTGTTGCTTTGACTAACGGAACTGGTTTGTTCCAAAATGATGACAATAAAAGAAAAGATATTGCTGCTCGTTTAGTTGCTAATCCTCATAAGAATCTAAAAATTGGTGCTAGTTACAAATTTGGTAAAGCAACGGCTGCTGTAGACGGCATGCCTGAAGACGAAAGAACACGTTGGGGAGCTGATCTTCAGTACAAGCAAGGTGGTTTCATGTTACAAGCAGAATATTTATATGCAAAAGATGTTGGTTCGTATACGACTGGTGGTGGCTGCGGTGAGCCTATCGAAATGCACCAGGGAGACATCAAACGTGATGGTGGTTTCATTATGGCCATGTATGAATTCGAAAACAAATTACAACCGGTTCTTAAGTTTGAATTCTTCGATTCAAATAAAGATATGGGTAACAACACTGAATTTTGCACAACCTATGGTCTAAACTATTTCTTCAACGACTGGACAAAAGTTCAAGCTAACTATGTGTACAGAGCTGAGAGAGAGAATGAGATTGATAACGATATTTTCATGTTACAGGTAACTGTTAAGTTCTAA
- a CDS encoding sulfurtransferase has product MKKLILMTFVCFLGIQMSFGQDIISVKEFLKIKKDPNVVLVSARKPADYKKVHIAGAININHKDLYKASPKSTLKTVAEIAKILGEKGLSNTNTIVLYDNGSGKYSGRMYWILKYLGAKDVKLLDGHMKAWRMARKPVTKNPAKRKATTFAVKLNKGIIASIAQVKKASNSAASVIVDVRAADEFKGIKESKLPKGHIPSAINLEFKKVLTTKGKLKSKEDLQALFNAAGITKDKEIILYCESSVRAGVVYLALTSALAYPNVKVYDGALFEWTASEIVQK; this is encoded by the coding sequence ATGAAAAAATTGATATTAATGACCTTTGTTTGCTTTCTTGGCATTCAAATGTCTTTCGGACAAGATATAATTTCAGTAAAAGAATTCTTAAAAATTAAGAAGGACCCTAATGTGGTTCTGGTTAGTGCCAGAAAACCTGCTGATTACAAAAAAGTTCATATTGCTGGTGCAATAAACATCAACCATAAAGATTTATACAAAGCAAGTCCTAAGAGCACGCTTAAGACAGTTGCTGAAATTGCTAAAATCCTTGGAGAAAAAGGTCTTAGCAACACCAATACCATCGTTCTTTACGATAATGGTTCTGGTAAATATTCAGGACGCATGTACTGGATTCTAAAATATTTAGGTGCTAAAGATGTAAAGCTTTTGGATGGACATATGAAAGCCTGGAGAATGGCTCGTAAGCCTGTAACCAAGAATCCTGCTAAAAGAAAAGCAACAACATTTGCCGTAAAACTAAACAAAGGTATCATTGCCTCTATCGCTCAAGTTAAGAAAGCTTCGAACAGTGCTGCTTCAGTAATCGTAGATGTTCGTGCTGCTGACGAATTCAAGGGTATTAAAGAATCGAAGCTACCTAAGGGGCATATTCCATCTGCAATCAATCTTGAATTTAAAAAGGTGTTGACAACAAAAGGTAAACTAAAGTCTAAGGAAGATTTACAAGCTTTATTCAATGCTGCTGGCATAACTAAGGACAAAGAGATCATTCTTTACTGTGAATCTAGTGTACGTGCCGGTGTTGTTTATTTAGCTCTAACATCAGCCTTAGCTTATCCAAATGTAAAAGTTTATGATGGTGCTTTGTTCGAATGGACGGCAAGCGAAATTGTACAAAAGTAG
- a CDS encoding molybdopterin-containing oxidoreductase family protein has translation MSKSRREFIKISALSFGGLVMANPILNAMIGQVQAGEPIDASKIKPVPTYCEVCFWKCAGWVHTDEKGELWKIEGNEDDPHCKGRFCPRGTGGLGMYNDEDRLKSPLMRVEVNGKQTFKEVSWDKAFRFIADKMNQISEEHGPESLALFKHGSGGAHFGKLFKAFGSRNITAPSYAQCRGPREVGFHATFGANINSPEPVDLENTKCLVLIGNHIGENMHNSHVQEMSKAIDNGLEIITVDPRLSTAASKSVHWLPIKPATDIALLLAWMHVLVTEKLYDKAYIDQYAYGFEDLEAHIADKTPEWAEEITTIKADVIRETARKMAYHAPATLIHPGRHVTWYGDDTQRLRAMAMLNALLGSWGRKGGFYFPEKAKVPSFPHPAYPSASWTWKDYLDGKYALAGSSIANVFVDASHPDNKTDKKIKGWFVVGTNLISTIPDTKKTLEAIDNLDLFVVVDTMPMEITGYADIILPECTYLERYDDIRVSPNREPNIAVRIPAAKPKYLTKPSDWIVRKLAEKLKLSAHFNYKSYSEVLDWQLKQMGFSLAEMKERGIIKFDRKNANLYLEEGEEYEFGTPTGMIELYSTDLEMEGFDPLPNYTPHPEPPAGFFRLNYGRAPMHTFGRTANNPNLNELMNENKLWVNPKIAKKAGIVNGQEIWLENQDGVKSEFPIKVRVTERIGMDNVYMVHGFGKSNKKLKRSNGRGISDSQLVTNVMVDPVMGGTGMRGNFVKFVIDKPEREVIS, from the coding sequence ATGAGCAAGTCAAGAAGAGAATTTATTAAGATATCTGCATTGAGTTTTGGTGGCTTAGTGATGGCTAATCCTATTTTGAACGCAATGATTGGGCAAGTGCAAGCAGGCGAGCCCATAGATGCCTCCAAAATAAAACCTGTACCTACCTATTGTGAAGTGTGTTTCTGGAAATGTGCTGGTTGGGTGCATACCGACGAAAAAGGTGAACTATGGAAAATAGAAGGTAACGAAGATGATCCTCATTGTAAAGGACGTTTCTGTCCGAGAGGTACAGGTGGTCTTGGCATGTACAATGATGAAGACCGATTGAAATCACCATTGATGCGAGTTGAAGTTAATGGTAAACAAACCTTCAAAGAAGTCAGTTGGGATAAAGCATTCCGATTTATCGCTGACAAAATGAATCAAATTTCCGAAGAGCATGGGCCAGAAAGTTTAGCCTTATTCAAACATGGATCAGGTGGCGCTCACTTTGGTAAATTATTCAAAGCCTTTGGTTCCAGAAATATTACTGCTCCCTCCTATGCACAATGCCGTGGACCAAGAGAAGTTGGTTTCCATGCGACCTTCGGTGCAAACATTAACTCACCTGAACCTGTGGATTTAGAGAACACAAAGTGTTTAGTCCTGATTGGTAACCATATTGGTGAGAACATGCACAACTCCCATGTGCAAGAAATGTCTAAAGCAATTGACAACGGCTTGGAAATTATAACTGTTGATCCTCGTTTATCAACGGCTGCAAGCAAATCAGTACATTGGCTTCCAATAAAACCGGCTACTGACATTGCCCTTCTACTGGCTTGGATGCACGTTTTAGTTACTGAAAAATTATACGACAAGGCATACATCGACCAGTATGCTTATGGTTTTGAAGATCTTGAAGCACATATAGCTGATAAAACCCCTGAGTGGGCTGAAGAAATTACAACAATCAAAGCTGACGTTATTAGGGAAACTGCTAGAAAAATGGCTTATCACGCTCCTGCTACTCTTATTCATCCTGGTCGTCATGTTACCTGGTATGGTGATGACACACAGCGATTGCGTGCCATGGCTATGCTAAATGCGCTTCTTGGTTCCTGGGGACGTAAAGGTGGTTTCTATTTCCCTGAAAAAGCCAAAGTTCCTTCTTTCCCTCATCCTGCCTATCCTTCGGCTTCATGGACATGGAAAGATTATTTGGATGGCAAATATGCCTTAGCAGGCTCTTCAATTGCAAATGTATTTGTAGATGCTTCACATCCTGATAATAAAACAGATAAAAAAATTAAAGGTTGGTTCGTAGTTGGAACAAATCTGATTTCAACTATACCTGATACTAAGAAAACGCTGGAGGCTATTGATAACCTTGATTTATTTGTTGTGGTTGATACCATGCCAATGGAGATTACGGGTTATGCCGATATCATTCTTCCGGAATGTACTTATCTGGAGCGTTACGATGATATTCGTGTATCGCCAAACAGAGAACCTAATATTGCTGTGAGAATACCAGCAGCAAAACCAAAGTATTTAACGAAACCATCCGATTGGATCGTTCGTAAATTAGCTGAGAAACTGAAATTGAGTGCCCACTTCAACTATAAGAGTTATTCTGAAGTTTTAGATTGGCAGTTGAAGCAAATGGGCTTCTCCTTAGCGGAGATGAAAGAAAGGGGAATCATCAAATTCGATAGAAAGAATGCGAACCTTTATCTTGAAGAAGGTGAAGAATATGAATTTGGAACGCCAACGGGAATGATTGAGCTTTATTCTACAGACCTGGAGATGGAAGGCTTTGATCCACTACCAAACTACACCCCTCATCCTGAGCCACCAGCAGGTTTCTTCCGATTGAATTACGGACGTGCCCCTATGCACACCTTTGGTCGTACAGCCAATAACCCAAACCTGAATGAGCTAATGAACGAAAACAAGCTTTGGGTGAACCCTAAAATCGCTAAGAAAGCCGGAATCGTAAACGGACAAGAAATTTGGTTAGAAAACCAGGATGGTGTTAAGTCTGAATTTCCTATTAAAGTAAGAGTAACCGAACGTATTGGTATGGATAACGTTTATATGGTACACGGTTTTGGAAAATCGAATAAAAAGCTGAAGCGTTCGAACGGACGTGGCATAAGTGATTCTCAACTCGTCACCAATGTGATGGTCGATCCGGTAATGGGTGGAACAGGCATGCGTGGTAATTTCGTGAAATTTGTAATTGACAAGCCAGAAAGGGAGGTTATCTCATGA
- a CDS encoding 4Fe-4S dicluster domain-containing protein yields the protein MRYAMVIDTKKCVGCSDCVVACQNENRVPIGYCRDWVIEHAKGAFPNVSIELRSERCNHCENSPCVRCCPTGASHYEEGGLVMVDRGACIGCGACVQSCPYNARFSHPEGYVDKCSFCNHRLKEGKSPSCVSVCPTNCMYFGDLNDSESQVSQLLKNRDWKVLAPEVGTKPQVYYLI from the coding sequence ATGAGATATGCAATGGTAATTGATACTAAAAAATGTGTTGGATGCAGCGACTGTGTTGTTGCCTGCCAAAACGAAAATCGTGTGCCTATTGGCTATTGCCGCGACTGGGTAATTGAACATGCTAAGGGAGCTTTCCCTAATGTTAGCATCGAATTGCGCTCAGAAAGATGTAATCATTGTGAGAATTCACCTTGTGTACGCTGCTGTCCTACTGGCGCCAGTCATTACGAAGAGGGTGGTTTGGTTATGGTCGACAGAGGTGCCTGTATTGGTTGTGGTGCTTGTGTTCAATCTTGTCCGTACAATGCACGTTTCTCTCACCCGGAGGGCTATGTGGATAAGTGCAGTTTCTGTAATCACAGATTGAAGGAAGGTAAAAGCCCATCATGTGTTTCGGTTTGTCCTACCAACTGTATGTATTTTGGTGACTTGAACGACTCTGAAAGTCAGGTGAGTCAGCTTCTCAAAAACAGAGACTGGAAAGTACTCGCTCCGGAAGTGGGGACAAAACCACAGGTATATTATTTAATTTAG
- the nrfD gene encoding NrfD/PsrC family molybdoenzyme membrane anchor subunit, whose amino-acid sequence MNEEILISGRMNPHIDPTLGIWGWEIPLYLFLGGLAAGILFFASLYTLLGREKELPTAVRKATFLVPIILIVGLGALFLDLKNKLYFWQLYTTIRIESPMSWGAWILMLITPLSMAWCLSYWRDLAPGWKYKLEWLEYIEKLVNKYRKPMAWILIVSSVILGIYTGILLSAFNARPLWNTSILGPLFLVSGLSTGAATIMWLSKEQLERSLFSKIDLLLIGIEVFFIIHLFMGFMASNAAQIEAAGLFLGGAYTLPFWIGVVVLGLIVPAILEIMELRGRKIPVAIPALLILFGGLIFRFIMVDAGQISSYLY is encoded by the coding sequence ATGAACGAAGAAATTTTAATTAGTGGAAGAATGAATCCCCATATCGACCCTACCTTGGGTATTTGGGGATGGGAAATTCCTCTTTACCTATTTCTGGGAGGTTTGGCTGCCGGCATCCTATTCTTTGCTTCCCTTTATACCCTACTGGGAAGAGAGAAAGAATTGCCTACTGCTGTTAGAAAAGCGACATTCTTAGTCCCTATCATTTTGATTGTAGGCTTGGGTGCTCTTTTTCTTGATTTAAAAAACAAACTGTACTTCTGGCAACTATACACAACCATACGAATCGAATCTCCAATGTCGTGGGGAGCTTGGATTCTAATGCTAATCACGCCCCTATCTATGGCCTGGTGCCTTAGTTATTGGCGTGATTTAGCACCTGGATGGAAGTATAAGCTTGAATGGTTAGAATACATAGAAAAACTAGTAAATAAGTATCGAAAACCAATGGCATGGATACTTATTGTATCATCAGTAATTCTAGGTATCTATACCGGAATTCTATTGTCAGCATTTAACGCACGCCCGCTATGGAACACATCTATTTTAGGTCCTCTCTTTCTGGTTTCCGGTTTGTCTACAGGTGCAGCTACCATCATGTGGCTATCCAAAGAACAATTGGAACGTAGCTTATTCAGTAAAATCGACTTACTTCTGATTGGTATCGAGGTTTTCTTTATTATTCACCTGTTTATGGGATTCATGGCCAGTAATGCTGCCCAAATAGAAGCAGCAGGTTTATTTTTGGGAGGAGCATATACTTTACCATTCTGGATTGGCGTTGTTGTTCTTGGACTTATAGTACCAGCAATATTAGAGATTATGGAGTTAAGGGGACGAAAAATCCCCGTCGCGATACCAGCTTTACTTATTTTATTTGGAGGCTTAATTTTTCGTTTTATAATGGTAGATGCGGGACAAATAAGTAGTTACTTGTATTAA
- a CDS encoding TetR/AcrR family transcriptional regulator, which yields MAPKKNTSSEDLKRKEILNTALEIFVRDGYFITTGADIASALEITEKDLFQYFETKESLLHTVVAEAVHLVFDGIDPNQDGKLQEVELLFFINDYFDSVEKNLEFFRLFYSLRFQPGVVALYKQELLEIVNPLLDILVEYFEKEGAENPKMETRFLASMLDGIAMNYVLEPEGYPIDAMQHKVLNMYIKKEEYEE from the coding sequence ATGGCTCCAAAAAAGAATACATCAAGCGAAGATTTGAAGAGAAAAGAAATTCTAAACACAGCTTTGGAGATTTTTGTGAGAGATGGCTATTTCATAACTACGGGAGCTGATATAGCAAGTGCATTAGAAATCACAGAAAAAGATCTATTTCAATATTTCGAAACCAAAGAGAGTCTATTGCATACAGTAGTAGCGGAGGCTGTTCATTTGGTTTTCGATGGTATAGATCCAAATCAGGATGGGAAACTACAGGAAGTAGAGTTACTATTTTTCATTAATGATTATTTCGATTCGGTAGAAAAGAACCTTGAATTTTTTAGATTGTTTTATTCCCTTAGATTTCAGCCAGGTGTGGTTGCATTATACAAACAAGAATTGTTAGAAATTGTTAATCCTTTGTTGGATATTTTAGTAGAATATTTTGAGAAGGAGGGAGCTGAAAATCCAAAAATGGAAACACGTTTCTTGGCATCGATGTTAGATGGTATTGCAATGAATTATGTGTTGGAGCCCGAAGGATATCCAATTGATGCAATGCAGCATAAGGTTTTGAATATGTATATCAAAAAAGAAGAATACGAGGAATAA